The Candidatus Neomarinimicrobiota bacterium genome contains the following window.
TACCGGGTGTAGTGGCCTCGGCACCCGAGGAAGATGCTGAGCTAAAGCCAATCGCCGGAGAGTCATCATCATCTGTGATGGTATGTGTAATTGTTGAATTAGTGCCCAGCGACGGAGAAGGGGTCTGACTGGTGGAATAGACTGGATTAGAAAGGGTTAAAACTATTGTTTCGTTGTTTTCATCCATTGCATCATTATTTATTGTAGCGGTTACATTGGTAGAGGTATTACCGGCCGTAATAGTAGCTGTTCCATCAGCAAGGGTGTAATCTGTGCCTCCTCCGGTTGCGGTGGAAGTACCTCCAACCGCATAGCTGACATTGATATCGATACCGGAAGCAGCGGATAATGTGGGCACAAAAACCGGGTTAGCTGATTCAGCACTTGCATTTGTAGCTGCAGGAAATGCAATAGAAGGAGCATCATCATCATCTGTTATTGTATAAGTGTGAGTTGTATTGGTGCCCAAATTAGCATTTGTTGGACCTGAAACGGTAAGAATCACTGTTTCATTTGGTTCATCCCGCGTATCGGCAACAATTACAGCACTGACATTGGTTGTTGTACTTCCTGCAGAAATAGTTGCGGTTCCGTCTGCGAGGGTGTAATCCGTGCCACCACCTGTTGCCGTACCTGTAACAGCATAGGCTACCGTAACATCTCTGCCGGAAACCGGCGAAAGAGTTAAGCCGATGCTCGCCGGTGTGGAACCTTCGGCAGCACTGGAGCTGGTAGATGTAAACGCAATCTCAGGCAAAGCATCATCATCAGTAATCGTGAAGGTATGAGTGCTGTTAGTACCGATGGAAGAATTGGTCGGGCTCGAAAGCGTGACGACAAAATATTCATTATCCTCATCCAGTGCATCACTAACGATCACAGGCGCAATACTCGTCGTTGTCGCACCAGCGCTAACTGTAGCTGTACCAGAAGCGAGCGTGTAATCGGTACCGCTACCGGTAGCGGTACCAGAAGTTACAGCATAACCAACTGTAGCATCTAAACCAGAAACAGCAGATAACGTCAAACCAAGGCTTGCCGGAGTGGTTGACTCCGCACCGCTTGACGTTGCATCTGTAAATGCTATAGTAGGTGCCGAATCATCATTGTTAATTGTATATGTATGTACTGATCTACCCCCCAAGGATGAAGCACTTGCACCAGATAAAGTAACAATAATCGTTTCGCCTTCTTCATACAAATCATCGTTAACTATAGTCGGGGTAATATTTGTTGTTGTGTTACCAGCAGTAATTGTAGCTGTCCCGTTGGCGAGCGTGTAATCCGTGCCGCTACCGGTAGCTGTCCCCGTAATCGCATAATCGACCGTCATGCTTGTATATGAAGCCAGATTCGTGGAAACTTCTATATTTGGAGACGCTGTCGCTTCAGAACCACTGGACGCACCATCTGTATCTGTAAACTGTATTGTGGGTGTCGCTTCATCATCGGTTATGGTATAAGTATGTGTTTGATTAGTTCCTAAAGAAGCGTAAGTAGGATTTGAGATAGTTACTATAACAGTTTCGTTGGTTTCATCAATACTGTCATCGACGATTGTCGCTGTAATGTTCTGGGTGGTAGTACCAGCGTTGCCGGTAATTGTAGCTGTTCCATTAGCCAGGGTATAGTCCGTTCCACTTCCCGTTGCAGTGCCACTTAAGGCATAATCCACCGTAACATCCCGTCCTGAAGCAGCTGAGAGTGTCAATTGCATAGGCGCAGATGCTTCATCCTCATCATCATCTGAAGACGTGGCTGTAAAAGCTATAGAGGGTGTATCATCATTATCAGTGATCGTATAAGTGTGTGTTGTTTGAACCCCAGTTATAGATGCATTGGTGGGGCTAGCGATAGTGATGATAATAGTCTCGTCAGCTTCATCAAGAGCATCATTAACAATTGTAATAGCAATATTTTTTGTCGTAGTACTAGCGTTGCCGGTAATTGTAGCTGTGCCAGCACTTAAAGTAAAATCCGTACCACTACCTGTCGCTGTCCCACCGGTTACAGAATAGTTTACGGCCACGTTCTGCCCTGAGGCCGCAGACAGTGTCAAACCGGCGTTCACTGAAGTTGTAGATTCTGCACCGTTGGCAGTCGCATTCGTAAAATAGATAGTGGGAGTAG
Protein-coding sequences here:
- a CDS encoding Calx-beta domain-containing protein gives rise to the protein MIPTCYKDSTRIALSSRLYRYCLLGTFVLFSNYLNAVTVDFNAATYTVGESDGTVTITVDISGDPEEASYISWERTGGTATTDDYTFGSQALSFANGSTSSATFSITIDTDACDEANETIILGFTGEAGGITGASGTTATTITITDDDATPTISFSTSAASISEDTDGEVEVTLSSYSCLAPTVDYALTENTATDGGVDFTETGGTLTINSNKSGSVLTNTFTVDINDDALDEADENFTIAITDPSNSTLGSTTTHTYTISDDDATPTIYFTNATANGAESTTSVNAGLTLSAASGQNVAVNYSVTGGTATGSGTDFTLSAGTATITGNASTTTKNIAITIVNDALDEADETIIITIASPTNASITGVQTTHTYTITDNDDTPSIAFTATSSDDDEDEASAPMQLTLSAASGRDVTVDYALSGTATGSGTDYTLANGTATITGNAGTTTQNITATIVDDSIDETNETVIVTISNPTYASLGTNQTHTYTITDDEATPTIQFTDTDGASSGSEATASPNIEVSTNLASYTSMTVDYAITGTATGSGTDYTLANGTATITAGNTTTNITPTIVNDDLYEEGETIIVTLSGASASSLGGRSVHTYTINNDDSAPTIAFTDATSSGAESTTPASLGLTLSAVSGLDATVGYAVTSGTATGSGTDYTLASGTATVSAGATTTSIAPVIVSDALDEDNEYFVVTLSSPTNSSIGTNSTHTFTITDDDALPEIAFTSTSSSAAEGSTPASIGLTLSPVSGRDVTVAYAVTGTATGGGTDYTLADGTATISAGSTTTNVSAVIVADTRDEPNETVILTVSGPTNANLGTNTTHTYTITDDDDAPSIAFPAATNASAESANPVFVPTLSAASGIDINVSYAVGGTSTATGGGTDYTLADGTATITAGNTSTNVTATINNDAMDENNETIVLTLSNPVYSTSQTPSPSLGTNSTITHTITDDDDSPAIGFSSASSSGAEATTPG